From the genome of Planctomycetota bacterium:
GCTTCGGACGGTGGCGTCACGCCCCGCGGCCCGCACACGCCCCGCGAGGTCGCTCACGCGCGACGGATTGTTCGTGCTGCGGGTCATGCGTGCCCTGTGCCGCTCCGGTCGGGCTCTGTCAGCGTCCGATCATCCATCGACGCAACACCCGCGTCCGCTTCCGGGTTATCCGGGCGGCGGGGCGGACGCGCGCCCGGCCGGCGCACGTGCGACGGCGGGGGCCGGTCGTCCTCGTCGCCGTACGCGTCGATGATCCGCTGCACGAGGTTGTGGCGCACGACGTCCGCGCGCCCGAACGTCACGAACCCCACGCCCGGCGTGCGCGCCAGGCGCCGGGCCGCATCGATCAGCCCGCTGTCCGTCGGGTCCGGCAGGTCGATCTGCGTCGCGTCGCCCGTCACGATCATGCGGCTGCCGTGCCCCAGGCGCGTCAGGAACATCTTCATCTGGCCCTTGGTCGAGTTCTGGGCCTCGTCGAGGATGATCACCGCGTTGTTCAGCGTCCGCCCGCGCATGAACGCCAGGGGCGACACCTCCACCACGTCGTTCTCCATGAACCGGCGCAGCGTCGCGTAGTCCATCATGTCCGCCAGCGCGTCAAACAGCGGGCGAAGGTACGGGTTCACCTTTGCCCGCAGGTCGCCCGGCAGGAATCCGAGCTTCTCCCCCGCCTCCACCGCGGGACGCGCCAGGATCACGCGCTTCACCCGCCCGGTCTTGAGCAGGTGCACCGCCGCCGCCACCGCCAGGTACGTCTTGCCCGTGCCCGCCGGCCCGATCGCGAACACCAGGTCGTTCCCGCGGATGGCGTCGAGGTACGCCTCCTGGTTCGGGGTCTGCGCCCGCACGGGGCGTCCCGCGGCGTACACGTGCAGCTTGCCGTCCCACGCGTCCACCGACCCGATGGGCTCGTTGCCGTCGCCGATCGCCTCGGTCTCGCCCGAGATCAGGTCGAGCACGCGCTGGCGCGTAGGCATCTCCTCGCCCCGCAGCGCCGAACTCGACAGTTCTTCCAGCACGTTCCGCGCGACCAGCACCGGGGCCCGGTCGCCCGTCACGTGCACCCGCCCGTCCCGCGCCGAGACGTTGACGCCCAGCGCCTCGCGGAGGAGCTTGAGGGTCCGTTCCGCCGGGCCGAGCACCCGGACGCGCTCTGATCCGCTGGGCACCTTGACGATAACTTCCAACCGATCTGTACTCCGGCGGCTCCGCCGCGGGCGAGCCGGGGATGGTAGCGTAACCGCCCGCCCGATCCGCCCATGACCCAATCATACCCCGTACAAACCCGCCGGACAATCAACCGGCGATCTCGCCTCGGAACGCGACGCGCGCCATCGACGCGTCCGGCTGTCGCGGCGCTCTCGCTCGCATGGGCCGCGGTGTGGATCGGGGGCTGCGCGCAGCGCATGTATGCGGAAACGACCCCCTCCACGGGCTGGCAGGAGCGGGCGCGGGGCGACTGGAACGACCTCGACGCCGCGATCGAGGCGGCACTTGGCCCCAACGAACTCGCGCGCGTGGGGGCGTGGTCACCCTCGCAGGCGCCATCGTACTTCGTGCACGCCCCGCGCGACACCGAGGAGCGGGAGCGGACGGTCGAGCTGGTGACGGCGGGGGCGGAGACGGTGATCATCCGGGCGACGCGGGCGGCCGCGGGCGATCCCGGCGCGATCGAGCTCACGGTGCGCGTGGGGCGGTTCGGGGACGAGGGGCGGGAGCGGGCGATCGCGCGCGACATCGTGGCGCGTCTGGAGCAGCTCGCGGGCGTGGACGTTGCGCCGCTGAAGCGGCGCTGAGCATCGACCCCGCGCCGGCCCGTACCATCCGCGCGATGACGCCGACGGCCGAACTGCTGCTGCCCGAGGTCGAGGAACTGATCCGCGAGGGTCAGTACGCCGACCTGCGCGACGCGCTCGCGGCGATCCATCCGGCGGACATCGCGGACATTCTGAGCGAACTCGAGATCGCGCCGGCGGCGGTGGCGTTCCGCTTCCTGCAGCGCGACGACGCGGCGGCGGCGTTCGCGTATCTGGCTCCGGAGCGCCAGGAGTCGCTGATCCGCGAGCTGGGCACGGAGGGCGCGGCGCGGGTCATCGACGTGATGAACCCCGACGACCGGGCGCGCCTCATCGACGAACTGCCCGAGGACATCGCCCAGCGGGTGATGGCGTCGCTCTCGCCCGACGAGCGCCGCGCGACGCAGGCGATCCTGGGCTACCCGGAGGGCACGGTCGGGCGCCTCATGACGCCCGACTACGTGCGGATCCGCCCCCAGTGGACGATCTCGCAGGCGCTCGATCACATCCGCCGGTACGGGAAGGACGCCGAGACGATCGCGTACGTGTACGTGATCGACAACGAGGGGCACCTGATCGACGACCTGCGCCTGCGGAGCCTGCTGCTGGCGGACCCCCAGGACACGGTCGAGAAGCACATGAACCGGAGCTTCGTGAAGCTCCGCGCGACCGACGACCAGGAAGAGGCCGTGCGGACGATGGCGCGGTACGACCGGGTCGCGCTGCCCGTGATCGACTCGCGGGGCGTGCTCATCGGCATCGTGACCAGCGACGACGTGGCGGACGTCGCGCAGGCCGAGGCGACCGAGGACATCCAGCGGCTGGGCGGCGTGGCGGCGCTCGAACAGCCGTACATGGATGCCGGGCACGTCGAGATGTACAAGAAGCGGGGCGTGTGGCTGGCGGCGCTGTTCGTCGGGCAGACCGTCACGATTCTCGTGCTGGGCGGGTTTCAGGAGCGCCTCGCCCAGGCCGCGGTGCTCGTGCTGTTCATGCCGC
Proteins encoded in this window:
- a CDS encoding PhoH family protein — its product is MPSGSERVRVLGPAERTLKLLREALGVNVSARDGRVHVTGDRAPVLVARNVLEELSSSALRGEEMPTRQRVLDLISGETEAIGDGNEPIGSVDAWDGKLHVYAAGRPVRAQTPNQEAYLDAIRGNDLVFAIGPAGTGKTYLAVAAAVHLLKTGRVKRVILARPAVEAGEKLGFLPGDLRAKVNPYLRPLFDALADMMDYATLRRFMENDVVEVSPLAFMRGRTLNNAVIILDEAQNSTKGQMKMFLTRLGHGSRMIVTGDATQIDLPDPTDSGLIDAARRLARTPGVGFVTFGRADVVRHNLVQRIIDAYGDEDDRPPPSHVRRPGARPPRRPDNPEADAGVASMDDRTLTEPDRSGTGHA
- the mgtE gene encoding magnesium transporter codes for the protein MTPTAELLLPEVEELIREGQYADLRDALAAIHPADIADILSELEIAPAAVAFRFLQRDDAAAAFAYLAPERQESLIRELGTEGAARVIDVMNPDDRARLIDELPEDIAQRVMASLSPDERRATQAILGYPEGTVGRLMTPDYVRIRPQWTISQALDHIRRYGKDAETIAYVYVIDNEGHLIDDLRLRSLLLADPQDTVEKHMNRSFVKLRATDDQEEAVRTMARYDRVALPVIDSRGVLIGIVTSDDVADVAQAEATEDIQRLGGVAALEQPYMDAGHVEMYKKRGVWLAALFVGQTVTILVLGGFQERLAQAAVLVLFMPLVMSCGGNSGSQAATLVTRALALGEIRPADWWQIVRKEFVTALMLGTTLAAMGWLCVTFFTFTGQAKVHAASHAQPLARSVATAIFSVVMWGTTLGSLLPLLLKRLKLDPATASSPMVATLMDASGTLIYLGIAVAILTGTVL